From the Leptospira biflexa serovar Patoc strain 'Patoc 1 (Paris)' genome, one window contains:
- a CDS encoding DUF370 domain-containing protein → MSSFPVLNVGFSNVVFVSKILTILLADSAGAKRLRTEAKSENRLIDATCGRKTRSVLVLESGHILLSAIRPESLSKRLETGDNHIGEGEEESED, encoded by the coding sequence ATGTCTTCGTTTCCGGTTCTCAATGTAGGATTCTCGAATGTTGTCTTTGTTTCGAAGATTCTGACCATTTTACTGGCAGACTCCGCGGGAGCAAAACGACTGAGAACAGAAGCAAAATCAGAAAATCGATTGATTGATGCGACTTGTGGTCGTAAAACTAGATCGGTTCTCGTCTTGGAATCAGGCCATATCCTCCTCTCTGCGATTCGACCAGAAAGTTTGTCCAAACGATTGGAAACAGGGGACAACCACATTGGAGAAGGGGAAGAGGAGTCGGAAGATTGA
- a CDS encoding LIC10235 family protein, with protein sequence MEPQKVGPGQIDKIAEDLKKDPEKSIGNYLFKGFRIQISKYKASGAERVQQLYKRRRAQGLCIVCGTKVTRKNPVTGILYRLCDTHRAEIDQKNKEKAKAKKGK encoded by the coding sequence ATGGAACCACAAAAAGTAGGCCCAGGACAAATCGATAAAATTGCAGAGGATCTTAAAAAAGACCCAGAGAAGTCGATTGGGAATTATCTCTTCAAAGGATTCAGAATCCAAATCTCCAAATACAAAGCATCTGGAGCGGAGAGAGTGCAACAACTTTACAAAAGAAGAAGAGCACAAGGTCTTTGCATCGTTTGTGGTACCAAAGTAACTCGTAAAAACCCGGTAACAGGAATTCTTTACAGACTTTGTGACACACATAGAGCGGAAATCGACCAAAAGAATAAAGAAAAGGCAAAAGCAAAAAAAGGAAAATAA
- the murA gene encoding UDP-N-acetylglucosamine 1-carboxyvinyltransferase: protein MSSSYFKIIGKNPLHGTIVPQGNKNEALPLLGALLLWEGDVILENLPEIADVLKLMDVLRHIGVEITSLDTKGSYLFQKKNPVKSDLPYELCSQLRGAVTLAGPILARTGRVFLPKPGGDKIGRRRMDTHLLALEALGAKIEVFPDGYMLTADRLFGKDILLDETSVTATENAVMAAVFAEGTTIIRNAASEPHVQGLCRFLEAAGAKIDGIGTNRLTITGVTSLSSPEGGLKHRIGSDYLEVGSFISLAAVTGGEIHITDVNPEDIRMIRMVYSRLGIEVRPTETGILVPSDQKMEIIPDYHGATPKIDDAPWPGFPADMTSVALVTATQCKGTVLIHEKLFESRLFFVDHIIAMGAQIILCDPHRAIVIGANRLYGQRVASPDIRAGMAMIIAALCAEGQSEIHNIVQIDRGFESIDTRLRSLGAQIERIPS, encoded by the coding sequence GTGAGCTCTTCCTACTTCAAAATTATCGGCAAAAATCCACTCCACGGGACAATTGTTCCCCAAGGGAATAAAAACGAGGCCCTTCCACTGCTTGGAGCTCTCCTACTTTGGGAAGGGGACGTCATTTTAGAAAACCTACCTGAAATTGCCGATGTCCTGAAACTCATGGATGTCCTCCGCCACATTGGTGTAGAGATCACATCTCTGGATACAAAAGGATCCTACCTCTTCCAGAAAAAAAATCCAGTGAAATCGGACTTACCTTACGAACTTTGTTCCCAACTCCGAGGGGCTGTGACTCTCGCAGGACCAATCCTTGCCCGTACAGGCCGAGTGTTTTTGCCAAAACCTGGTGGAGACAAAATTGGACGTCGCCGGATGGACACTCACCTTCTCGCCCTCGAAGCCCTTGGCGCCAAAATCGAAGTTTTCCCAGATGGGTACATGCTCACTGCCGACAGATTGTTCGGAAAAGACATTTTACTCGATGAAACCTCTGTCACGGCTACAGAAAATGCAGTGATGGCCGCCGTGTTTGCAGAAGGCACCACGATCATTCGGAATGCCGCATCCGAACCTCATGTCCAAGGCCTTTGCCGATTTTTGGAAGCCGCTGGTGCTAAAATAGATGGAATTGGGACAAACCGACTCACGATCACAGGAGTCACTTCCCTTTCTTCTCCAGAAGGTGGTCTCAAACACCGCATTGGTTCCGACTATTTAGAAGTGGGTTCCTTTATCAGCCTTGCCGCCGTGACGGGAGGGGAGATCCATATCACCGACGTAAACCCGGAAGACATTCGAATGATCCGAATGGTCTACTCAAGACTTGGGATCGAAGTGCGACCCACTGAAACAGGCATCCTTGTCCCATCCGACCAAAAAATGGAAATCATCCCTGACTACCATGGTGCCACTCCCAAAATTGATGATGCACCTTGGCCAGGTTTCCCGGCCGACATGACTTCCGTTGCTTTGGTCACTGCCACTCAGTGTAAAGGGACAGTCCTCATCCATGAAAAACTCTTTGAATCCAGACTCTTCTTTGTGGATCATATCATCGCTATGGGTGCCCAAATCATCCTCTGTGACCCGCACCGTGCCATCGTGATTGGTGCCAATCGTTTGTATGGACAACGAGTGGCAAGTCCCGACATTCGTGCTGGGATGGCCATGATCATCGCAGCACTCTGCGCAGAAGGCCAAAGCGAGATCCATAACATTGTTCAAATTGACAGAGGGTTTGAATCCATTGACACAAGGTTACGATCCCTTGGAGCCCAAATCGAAAGAATTCCGAGTTAA
- the fliJ gene encoding flagellar export protein FliJ — MKRFRFSLETVLKLRGMKEEEEIRRLSLVVSKLNALISEKENNETEIQSSYDAILSSAQVGTSLSDYLSIEQYIKGLIRRNEELDHRIQNQTEEVNLVRKDVMVARMNKKVIEVLKDKRFLEWKKKRNRMERREVEEFNFQLSKQTLFDSLESYGSKHSKKIPRTFKILNREDGGDELASDFKTLRDFYEKYYLGQGKP; from the coding sequence GTGAAACGATTTCGGTTTAGTTTGGAAACGGTTTTAAAACTACGAGGCATGAAGGAAGAGGAAGAGATCCGCCGTCTGTCCCTTGTGGTTTCCAAACTGAATGCTCTCATTTCCGAAAAAGAAAATAACGAAACAGAAATCCAATCATCTTACGATGCCATCCTTTCTTCTGCCCAAGTGGGAACCAGTTTATCAGACTACCTTTCCATCGAACAATACATCAAAGGCCTCATCCGACGTAACGAAGAATTAGACCATAGAATTCAAAACCAAACAGAAGAGGTCAATTTAGTTCGGAAAGATGTGATGGTGGCAAGGATGAATAAAAAAGTCATCGAAGTCTTAAAAGACAAACGTTTTTTAGAATGGAAAAAAAAACGAAATCGTATGGAACGAAGGGAAGTAGAAGAATTCAATTTCCAATTAAGCAAACAAACATTATTTGATTCTTTAGAAAGTTACGGCTCAAAACATTCCAAAAAAATCCCAAGAACTTTCAAAATTTTAAACAGAGAAGATGGTGGAGACGAACTCGCATCTGATTTTAAAACTCTCCGCGATTTTTATGAAAAATATTATTTAGGACAAGGCAAACCATAA
- a CDS encoding 4Fe-4S binding protein: protein MKRKDLFREGFKSVFQFTFTKAEEISEAIKEVWEEETGPNPKQKQISKETKAQKKPKPTSVRKRKTKMFQTLSLPPGASSDFFSLCTGCNECIFACPYAVLFPVTATDSDKSFPHFDPNAKACHLCTDWPCITSCPEEALIPYEVSETTPKFGKAKLIKDFCINEKTGESTCNACFVTCPIEKTVKFKGNLPVFSQTNCTGCGLCVETCPSFPKAIQIKLIQK from the coding sequence ATGAAACGAAAGGATCTATTCCGAGAAGGTTTTAAATCCGTATTCCAATTTACCTTTACCAAAGCGGAAGAAATCTCAGAAGCCATCAAAGAAGTTTGGGAAGAGGAAACAGGTCCAAATCCCAAACAGAAACAAATTTCCAAAGAAACAAAAGCACAGAAGAAGCCAAAACCGACTTCTGTCCGGAAACGGAAAACAAAAATGTTCCAAACCTTGTCTTTACCACCAGGGGCTTCTTCGGATTTTTTTTCTTTATGCACTGGGTGTAACGAATGTATTTTTGCCTGCCCTTACGCCGTCTTATTCCCTGTTACAGCAACAGATTCCGATAAGTCTTTCCCTCATTTTGATCCGAATGCAAAAGCATGCCATCTTTGCACTGATTGGCCTTGCATCACTTCCTGTCCAGAAGAGGCACTCATACCGTACGAAGTGTCCGAAACTACACCAAAGTTTGGTAAGGCGAAGCTAATCAAAGACTTTTGTATCAATGAAAAAACAGGTGAATCAACCTGTAATGCTTGTTTTGTTACCTGCCCTATTGAAAAAACAGTTAAATTTAAAGGGAATTTGCCTGTTTTTTCACAAACAAATTGTACGGGTTGTGGACTTTGTGTAGAAACCTGTCCTAGTTTTCCGAAAGCAATTCAAATCAAACTGATTCAAAAATAA
- a CDS encoding guanylate kinase, with product MKAVPNLYIISSVAGGGKSTIIQALLKENPEFYFSISCTTRDPRPGDEEGKTYYFLTIPEFQKKIADGEFYEWAEVHGNYYGTPKAPILDAIKEHRVALMDLDVQGAKSVKQLRPESVTIFIEPPSREIWIERLIRRGTDSKTSIEKRIENGIIELDEAPSFDYVVINDRLEDAITEVKAILCGTKS from the coding sequence TTGAAAGCTGTCCCGAATTTATATATCATTTCCTCGGTGGCTGGTGGTGGGAAATCGACCATCATCCAAGCACTCTTAAAAGAAAACCCTGAGTTTTATTTTTCGATCTCGTGTACAACACGTGACCCAAGGCCTGGGGATGAGGAAGGAAAAACATATTACTTTTTAACCATACCTGAATTCCAAAAAAAAATTGCCGATGGTGAATTTTACGAATGGGCTGAAGTCCATGGCAATTATTACGGAACACCAAAGGCTCCCATTTTAGATGCCATAAAGGAACACCGAGTGGCACTTATGGATTTAGATGTCCAAGGAGCCAAATCAGTCAAACAACTAAGGCCTGAGTCGGTTACCATTTTTATCGAACCACCAAGCCGGGAAATTTGGATTGAGAGACTCATCAGACGAGGGACGGATTCCAAAACGAGTATCGAAAAACGGATAGAAAATGGGATCATCGAATTAGATGAAGCACCTAGCTTTGATTATGTGGTCATAAATGATCGCTTAGAAGATGCCATTACTGAAGTAAAGGCCATCCTTTGTGGAACCAAATCATAA
- a CDS encoding SpoIIE family protein phosphatase: protein MSHKYLQLIVLLWSQVLGSFSPVFATPLHELVEKSGGNPMHLEGDWEFYPRQFLSESERRDFPFQHLTVPGIWNSVLGSGEGYGTYRLVLQRPKNLENDQVFGIKILDVATASRVYWNGKFLGSSGVVSKSKDQSDPSYEFQLYPLPWQEGPNELLIEISNFQHSKGGMWEPPYIGEWDQLYKESEADLASSLFLAGSVFIIALYHFGLFYFRRTDRGNLLFGFAALLLALRTLFTGERFVFNELAPILSWNVCLRIEYFTFYLSPYLFFTFFRGFYPDYYPKWMHRSLLFPTLVFISFLLFLPTQIYPELNSYYQIVFLFGILMILQGVFRAAYHRKESGFLFLVGISTVAIAAFVDLLNANQIFYSVEAIPIGIFVFILVQSLTLSRRFSRAFSEVETLSKRLLALDKLKDEFLANTSHELKTPLNGIIGIAESMFDGIGGKLNQEQRQNLGMIVSSGKRLSSLVDDILDFSKMKNRDLDLDLKAIDLHQICDFVLVISRPLYVTKNLTVRNNVPIDFPPILGDEARLQQILFNIIGNAIKFTEKGRIDVSAEIIEKMAVISIRDTGIGIPKDKFGDIFRSFEQVDASTTRKFGGTGLGLAISKRLVELHGGNIWVESTPAEGSMFSFSLPLAREGEIPMEKPQLKKSEMWFGGDNFEFEPIEETQEELEGEKLRVIVVDDEPINRQVLKNHLTLIGCEVREAANGVDAIRLVRDEGPFELMVLDIMMPGMSGYDVCTVLRESYSLYQLPILFLTAKNQIADIIAALEAGGNDYLAKPFDKRELISRAKNLITLKKAVEEQNKFIAIQNELGLARKLQYSILPEEAPNVVGIKTEFYYEPMDSIGGDFFDFHAISETELGVLIADVSGHGIPAALVSAMLKIAFSTQVRLAKEPSQLLNQINSTLLGKMKGAFVTASYVYINLETKEMIHARCGHPPLIINRRGESKAKLSIPQGKLIGWIPELDIQEDRISIRSGDRIVLYTDGITEATNANREMIGQDNWESMSHRYSGYPLTESKRLLLETIKEFTGNRSPDDDVTLVILEIE, encoded by the coding sequence TTGTCCCATAAATACTTACAACTGATTGTTTTGCTTTGGAGCCAGGTTTTAGGCTCCTTTTCCCCCGTCTTTGCCACTCCATTGCATGAGCTCGTGGAAAAAAGTGGCGGAAACCCCATGCATTTGGAAGGGGACTGGGAGTTTTACCCCCGCCAATTTTTATCCGAGTCAGAAAGAAGAGACTTCCCCTTCCAACACCTAACTGTCCCTGGAATTTGGAACTCGGTGCTTGGATCGGGGGAAGGGTATGGAACCTACCGACTCGTTTTGCAAAGACCGAAGAATTTAGAAAACGACCAAGTCTTCGGGATCAAAATTTTGGATGTGGCGACTGCCTCTCGGGTGTATTGGAATGGGAAATTTCTTGGAAGTTCCGGTGTTGTCTCAAAATCGAAAGACCAATCAGACCCGTCTTATGAATTCCAACTTTACCCACTGCCTTGGCAAGAAGGTCCAAACGAACTATTGATTGAAATATCCAATTTCCAACATTCCAAAGGAGGGATGTGGGAGCCGCCTTACATAGGTGAGTGGGATCAATTGTATAAGGAAAGCGAAGCTGATCTGGCTTCTTCCCTTTTCCTTGCGGGATCTGTTTTCATCATAGCTCTCTATCATTTTGGACTTTTTTATTTTCGCCGTACTGACAGGGGCAATTTATTATTTGGTTTTGCTGCATTACTTTTAGCACTCAGGACTTTATTCACTGGGGAACGATTTGTATTCAATGAACTGGCACCGATCCTCAGTTGGAATGTATGTTTACGGATTGAATACTTTACGTTTTATCTCTCCCCATATCTCTTCTTTACATTTTTTAGAGGTTTTTACCCGGATTATTATCCTAAGTGGATGCATCGCTCCCTTCTTTTTCCGACTTTAGTTTTCATTTCATTTTTACTTTTTTTACCAACACAAATTTATCCAGAACTCAATAGTTATTACCAAATAGTATTTTTGTTTGGAATCCTAATGATCTTACAAGGTGTCTTCCGTGCTGCTTACCACAGAAAGGAAAGTGGGTTTTTGTTTTTGGTTGGAATCTCGACTGTGGCAATTGCCGCTTTCGTAGATTTGTTAAACGCAAATCAAATTTTTTATTCCGTGGAAGCGATTCCGATTGGGATCTTTGTTTTTATCTTGGTACAATCTTTGACCTTGTCTCGCAGGTTCAGCCGTGCCTTTTCAGAAGTGGAGACTCTTTCCAAACGATTACTTGCGTTAGACAAACTCAAAGATGAATTTTTAGCCAATACTTCACATGAATTAAAAACTCCACTGAATGGGATCATTGGAATCGCAGAATCGATGTTTGATGGGATAGGTGGAAAACTCAACCAAGAACAAAGGCAAAATTTAGGAATGATTGTGAGTTCCGGGAAACGATTGTCTTCTCTTGTGGATGATATCTTAGATTTTTCCAAAATGAAAAATAGAGATCTGGATTTGGATCTGAAGGCAATCGATCTCCACCAAATCTGTGACTTTGTCCTTGTGATCTCAAGGCCACTGTATGTGACAAAAAATCTCACGGTAAGAAACAATGTCCCAATCGATTTTCCTCCGATTTTAGGGGATGAAGCAAGGCTCCAACAAATCCTATTCAATATCATTGGAAATGCCATTAAGTTTACGGAAAAAGGCCGAATTGACGTAAGTGCTGAAATCATCGAAAAAATGGCTGTGATTTCCATTCGTGATACGGGAATTGGAATTCCCAAAGATAAGTTTGGTGATATCTTTCGATCTTTTGAACAAGTGGATGCCTCCACCACACGAAAGTTTGGTGGAACAGGGCTTGGCCTTGCCATCTCCAAACGTTTGGTGGAACTGCACGGAGGTAATATTTGGGTAGAGTCCACACCCGCTGAAGGTTCTATGTTTTCCTTTTCTCTTCCACTGGCGCGAGAAGGGGAAATCCCAATGGAAAAACCACAATTGAAAAAGTCGGAAATGTGGTTTGGTGGGGATAATTTTGAATTTGAGCCGATCGAAGAAACACAAGAGGAATTAGAAGGTGAAAAATTAAGAGTCATTGTTGTCGATGATGAGCCAATCAACAGGCAAGTTTTAAAAAATCATTTAACTCTCATTGGGTGTGAAGTCAGGGAAGCGGCCAATGGTGTGGATGCAATCCGACTTGTTCGAGATGAAGGCCCTTTTGAACTAATGGTATTGGATATCATGATGCCTGGTATGAGCGGATATGATGTTTGTACTGTATTACGTGAGTCTTATTCCTTATACCAACTTCCCATTTTGTTTTTAACTGCTAAAAATCAAATTGCTGACATCATTGCCGCGCTCGAAGCGGGTGGAAATGATTACCTAGCAAAACCTTTCGACAAACGAGAGTTAATTTCTCGTGCAAAAAACCTGATCACTCTTAAAAAAGCAGTCGAAGAACAAAATAAATTCATCGCCATCCAAAACGAATTGGGTTTAGCAAGAAAACTCCAATATTCGATTCTCCCTGAGGAAGCACCGAATGTTGTTGGGATCAAAACAGAATTTTATTATGAACCAATGGATAGTATTGGTGGAGATTTTTTTGATTTCCATGCAATTTCGGAAACAGAGTTAGGTGTTCTCATTGCAGACGTATCGGGTCATGGAATCCCAGCGGCCCTTGTGTCTGCCATGTTAAAGATCGCTTTTTCCACGCAAGTACGACTTGCCAAAGAACCTTCTCAACTTTTGAACCAAATCAATTCGACTCTCCTTGGTAAAATGAAAGGTGCCTTTGTCACAGCATCCTATGTGTACATCAATTTAGAAACAAAGGAAATGATACATGCAAGGTGTGGCCATCCTCCGCTCATCATCAATCGGCGCGGTGAATCGAAGGCAAAACTCAGCATCCCACAAGGAAAGCTGATTGGTTGGATCCCAGAGCTTGACATCCAAGAAGACCGAATTTCCATCCGATCAGGGGATCGAATTGTATTGTATACGGATGGAATCACTGAAGCAACCAATGCCAATCGAGAGATGATCGGACAAGATAATTGGGAATCCATGTCACATCGGTATAGTGGATATCCGCTGACAGAATCCAAACGGTTGTTACTCGAAACAATCAAAGAGTTTACTGGGAATCGATCACCTGATGATGACGTGACACTTGTGATCCTAGAAATTGAATGA
- a CDS encoding FliI/YscN family ATPase: MIEKKFTEHIDAISKYLNVVEKIEPIRKSGVVVSVVGNVIYSQGPPDSKVGEILEVERGSDKGYLACVLVGFKDHLYTLMPLGDTQEIFPHAFVFSSGRQITLNAGPELLGRVLNGLGKPIDNKGILITKEERASEPRFLNPLDRPPITDILETGVRAIDGMLTVGRGQRIGIFSGSGVGKSSLLGMIARYTNADVNVVALIGERGREVNEFLHVELGKEALARSVVFVATSDSSKMEQVSCANLACSAAEYFREKGMSVNLYMDSLTRYAEALRELSIGEPVVTKGYASSVFSKMAKLVERAGTSHNGGSITGFYTVLTDAEDDMDDIVADKVRGFIDGHIVLTRKLAEQSHYPAIDVPASLSRLMQKIVNEDHYMRASIVRELISKYKNSEDIILLNAYVRGADEKIDMAIDKKSQIDDYLRQRIEEKSSYNEAIKRLEQILQSSSRMDDEF; this comes from the coding sequence ATGATCGAAAAAAAATTCACAGAACATATCGACGCCATTTCAAAATACCTGAATGTCGTCGAAAAAATCGAACCCATCCGCAAAAGTGGGGTCGTTGTTTCTGTTGTGGGAAACGTCATTTATTCACAAGGTCCCCCTGATTCCAAAGTTGGGGAAATTTTAGAAGTCGAAAGAGGGTCTGACAAAGGTTATTTGGCTTGCGTCCTTGTTGGGTTCAAAGATCACTTATACACCTTAATGCCATTAGGTGATACACAAGAAATATTTCCTCATGCCTTTGTGTTTTCTTCGGGACGTCAGATCACTTTGAATGCTGGTCCTGAACTTCTCGGTCGTGTGCTAAATGGACTCGGTAAACCCATCGATAACAAAGGGATCCTCATCACAAAAGAAGAAAGAGCTTCCGAACCAAGATTTTTAAATCCTTTGGATCGACCTCCCATCACGGATATATTAGAAACGGGAGTTCGTGCCATAGATGGGATGTTAACGGTTGGACGCGGGCAAAGGATTGGGATTTTTTCTGGATCTGGTGTTGGTAAATCCAGTTTACTAGGAATGATCGCGCGTTATACGAATGCCGATGTCAACGTTGTGGCTCTCATCGGTGAAAGGGGCCGTGAAGTAAACGAATTCCTCCACGTAGAACTGGGAAAAGAAGCATTGGCAAGGTCTGTTGTATTTGTAGCCACATCCGATTCCTCTAAAATGGAACAAGTGAGTTGTGCGAACTTAGCTTGTTCCGCTGCAGAATACTTTCGTGAGAAAGGAATGTCAGTGAATTTGTATATGGATTCCCTCACAAGGTATGCCGAAGCCTTACGTGAATTGTCGATCGGAGAACCTGTAGTGACCAAAGGGTATGCCTCCAGTGTATTTTCAAAAATGGCAAAACTTGTGGAACGTGCTGGAACTTCACATAACGGAGGTTCCATTACAGGATTTTATACTGTTTTAACTGATGCCGAAGATGATATGGATGATATTGTTGCCGATAAGGTGAGAGGATTTATCGACGGGCATATTGTTCTCACAAGAAAACTCGCCGAACAAAGCCATTACCCAGCAATTGATGTTCCCGCCTCTCTCTCAAGGCTCATGCAAAAAATTGTAAATGAAGATCACTATATGCGGGCCTCCATCGTGCGAGAACTCATCTCCAAGTACAAAAACTCAGAGGATATTATCTTACTCAATGCCTATGTAAGAGGTGCTGATGAAAAAATAGATATGGCCATCGACAAAAAATCTCAAATCGATGATTACTTAAGACAAAGGATTGAAGAAAAATCTTCCTATAACGAAGCCATCAAACGATTGGAACAAATTTTACAATCTTCCTCACGTATGGATGACGAATTTTAG
- a CDS encoding periplasmic-type flagellar collar protein FlbB — translation MASVTDNTRSFFLIVLIFFLIAIGFFVFDYFQVINAEDYLPFLKKQAGLVNQDLLSPTELEKLEMEKAKERLIADREELEQMKRELEEKSSSLNADKERLEELKEGIQRKEKEMAEKAKKENARAEKVKVLANKVANMPPESARDMLINWPDYDIIEVFEQMDKDAEEEGRQTITTYLLTLFPAERRSVISNKWLDAGAKNVPSYGKSIDEENEEP, via the coding sequence ATGGCAAGCGTAACAGACAACACAAGATCCTTCTTTTTGATTGTATTAATTTTTTTCCTTATCGCAATTGGATTTTTTGTTTTTGACTACTTCCAAGTCATAAACGCTGAAGACTACTTACCCTTCCTAAAAAAACAAGCAGGCCTTGTGAACCAAGACCTACTTTCTCCAACCGAATTGGAAAAACTGGAAATGGAAAAAGCAAAAGAAAGACTGATTGCTGACCGCGAAGAGTTGGAACAAATGAAACGTGAGTTAGAAGAAAAATCTTCCTCCCTCAACGCCGATAAAGAACGGTTAGAGGAACTTAAAGAAGGAATCCAAAGAAAAGAAAAAGAAATGGCTGAAAAAGCCAAAAAAGAAAATGCTCGCGCTGAAAAAGTAAAAGTACTCGCAAACAAAGTGGCTAACATGCCACCTGAATCGGCAAGAGACATGCTCATCAACTGGCCTGATTATGACATCATTGAGGTCTTTGAACAAATGGACAAAGATGCAGAAGAAGAAGGAAGGCAAACCATTACAACCTACTTACTCACCTTATTCCCTGCAGAACGAAGGTCCGTAATATCCAACAAATGGTTGGATGCCGGTGCTAAAAATGTTCCCAGCTACGGCAAAAGTATCGATGAGGAAAACGAAGAGCCGTAA
- a CDS encoding glycoside hydrolase family 3 protein, with protein sequence MNQVLLRTTFSLFLLFGFFGSSYCFGFYLTELAANERKVWLDEKAWSITNAMTEEELVGQTIHIAIPSKTVDQIALDEIKQTKPGGIILFGKNLGKKEEILSLTENLQRSAKENGLPPFLISTDQEGGRVFRVQDGITHYPGAMAVGQTGKKEWGEIVGFVTSYELRSLGLNFLFAPVLDINNNPLNPVINTRSFGSDVHRVSDVAVAYERGARAGGCLPVIKHFPGHGDTTVDSHLGLPIINKSLTELEKLELVPFQESIRGGAEAVMSAHIVYPKIDPNFPATLSKTILTDVLRKSLQFDGIIITDAMEMHAISKNYEKDRPGVLTILAGANIVLLTSWGETAKKFKAQLMDAYKNGEFEFVDKEGKKHDLLKEAVQKQIRKKLELGIYDKNSILPNVYDENQKQKEFLLAWEKERNERYKKLSESQNFAKEINEDSIRAYPKSVVTATIVPEQTVSFVKNPRLKEFLKSKKIQSASSKSFSSFTKQKNFTTYLFDSTSEAEVKMVVGLAKKFPNKRFLVMHGGTPFIQLPELKNLEYLLSFSLTVGSWEAMGSKLTSGKEIPKVDLILLSKEAKTPSKGAFPESL encoded by the coding sequence ATGAACCAAGTTCTCCTTCGTACCACCTTTTCCCTTTTCCTTTTATTCGGATTTTTTGGATCGTCCTATTGTTTCGGATTTTACCTCACCGAACTTGCCGCCAACGAACGAAAGGTTTGGTTGGATGAAAAAGCATGGTCCATCACCAATGCAATGACAGAGGAGGAACTAGTTGGACAAACCATCCACATCGCCATCCCTTCGAAGACAGTTGACCAAATTGCCCTCGATGAAATCAAACAAACAAAACCTGGTGGCATCATCCTCTTTGGAAAAAACTTAGGGAAAAAAGAAGAAATCCTCTCTCTCACAGAAAACCTACAACGTTCCGCAAAAGAAAATGGCCTCCCCCCATTTCTCATCTCCACTGACCAAGAAGGAGGACGCGTGTTTCGAGTCCAAGATGGAATCACTCATTATCCTGGTGCCATGGCTGTGGGCCAAACTGGAAAAAAAGAATGGGGTGAGATTGTTGGGTTTGTGACTTCTTATGAATTAAGAAGCCTTGGCCTCAATTTTTTATTTGCACCAGTTCTCGATATCAATAACAACCCTCTCAACCCAGTCATTAACACACGTTCGTTTGGATCAGATGTCCATCGTGTTTCTGACGTTGCCGTTGCCTATGAGCGAGGTGCACGGGCTGGTGGTTGTTTGCCTGTGATCAAACATTTCCCAGGGCATGGAGACACAACTGTGGATAGTCACTTGGGCCTTCCGATCATTAATAAAAGTTTAACCGAATTAGAAAAACTGGAACTGGTTCCGTTCCAAGAGTCCATCCGTGGTGGCGCGGAAGCTGTGATGTCGGCTCATATCGTATATCCAAAAATTGATCCTAATTTCCCAGCCACACTTTCCAAAACGATTCTAACAGATGTTTTACGAAAGTCATTACAGTTTGATGGAATCATCATTACGGATGCGATGGAGATGCATGCCATCTCTAAAAATTATGAAAAGGATCGTCCAGGAGTTCTCACCATCCTCGCAGGTGCCAATATCGTTTTACTCACCAGTTGGGGAGAAACCGCCAAAAAGTTCAAAGCACAACTCATGGATGCTTACAAAAATGGGGAATTTGAATTTGTGGACAAAGAAGGAAAAAAACACGATCTACTAAAAGAAGCAGTCCAAAAACAAATTCGAAAAAAATTAGAACTTGGGATTTATGATAAAAATTCCATCCTACCGAATGTTTATGACGAAAACCAAAAACAAAAAGAATTCCTTTTGGCATGGGAAAAAGAAAGGAACGAACGATACAAAAAATTAAGTGAGTCTCAAAACTTTGCCAAAGAAATCAATGAAGACTCCATACGAGCTTATCCAAAATCAGTTGTGACTGCAACCATTGTTCCCGAACAAACGGTTTCCTTTGTCAAAAACCCAAGACTCAAAGAGTTTTTAAAATCCAAAAAGATCCAATCTGCCTCTTCTAAATCATTTTCAAGTTTTACGAAACAAAAGAATTTCACAACGTATCTGTTTGATTCCACCTCAGAAGCAGAGGTAAAAATGGTTGTTGGACTTGCAAAAAAATTCCCAAACAAACGATTCCTTGTGATGCACGGAGGAACTCCCTTCATCCAATTGCCGGAACTTAAGAACTTAGAGTATCTATTGTCATTTTCGTTAACTGTTGGATCTTGGGAAGCTATGGGTTCCAAACTTACCTCAGGAAAAGAAATCCCCAAGGTAGATTTGATTTTATTATCAAAAGAAGCAAAAACACCATCCAAAGGTGCTTTCCCCGAAAGTTTATAA